The genomic DNA GGAGCGGGTGATGGCGCGGGCGCGGAAGATCAGGGAGCGGGGCATCCCGTGCGACGTGCTGCATCTGGACACCTACTGGCAGACCGACGGGCACTGGTCCGACCTGCGGTGGGACGCCGTCAACTTCCCCGACCCCGGAGGGATGCTGGCGGAGCTGGACGAGATGGGCTTCAAGGTCTGCCTGTGGATGAACCCGTACATCTCCCGACTGAGTCCGGCGTTCCCGTCCGCCGCACAAGACGGATATTTCTTGAAAAAGCCTGATGGTGAGGTCTATGTGGCCGACGCCTGGCACGGCTCCTACCCGGCCTGCGGAATCGTCGACTTCACCAACCCCGCCGCGGTGACCTGGTTCCAGGGGCTGCTCCGGCCGCTGCTGGAGCAGGGGGTGCAGGTCTTCAAGACCGACTTCGCCGAGGGCGTGCCGCACGACGCCGTCGCCTTCAACGGCATGACCGGCACCGACCTGCACAACGTCTACACCCTGCTGTTCAACGACGTCGTCGCCGAGGTGACCAGGGAGGTGGCCGGGCACGGCATGGTCTGGGCGCGCTCGTCGTTCCTCGGCGGGCAGCGCCACTCGGCGCAGTGGAGCGGCGACACCTACACCAGCTATCCGGCGATGGGCAGCACGCTGCGCGGCGGGCTGGCGCACGGCCTGTCCGGCATCCCGTTCTGGAGCCACGACGCGGGCGGGTTCACCGGCCGCCCCACCGACGACCTGTATGTCCGCTGGACCCAGTTCGGCGCGCTGTCCCCGCTGCTGCGCCTGCACGGCACCACCAGCCGTGAGCCGTGGGAGTTCCCCGAGGTCGAGGCCCAGGCCGTCGAGGCGCTGAAGCTGCGATACCGGCTCATGCCGTACCTCTACACGGCGGCGGTGCAGGCCGCGCGGACCGGCGCGCCGATGATGCGGGCCCTGTGCGTCGATCACCCCGACGACCCGGTGGCCTGGCAGGCCGACCTGGAGTACCTCCTCGGCCGCGACCTGCTGGTGGCCCCGATGACCTCACCCGAGGGCGTCCGGAAGGTCTACCTGCCGGCCGGAGACTGGGTGGACCACTGGAGCGGCGAGGTGCTGGCCGGCGGCCGGTACGTCACGGTCTCCACCCCGCTGGACCGCATCCCGCTGTTCGTACGGCGCGGCGCGCTCATCCCCGTCCTGGCCGAGCCGGGCGGAACCGTCGGAGACGGGCCGTTCGGAGAGATCACGCTGGTCGGCTACGGCGTGGGCGAGAGCCGTACCGTCGTCTCCGATCTCGACGGGGACACCACGATCACCGCCGTCCCCGACGGGGACGGGCTGCGGGTGACCGTCTCGGGGAACGCGCGGATCACGGGCGTGGAGCTGGTGGGGGCCGGCGTCCCGGTCGTCATCACCACCATCTAGGAGACAACCATGTTCAAGATGAGAACGGGCGCGGCCGTGGCGGCCCTGCTCGTGGCCCTGGCCGCCTGCGGGAGCACCGAGCAGGCCGCGGACAAGCCCGCCGCCCAGGGCCCCCGCGTCCTGAAGCTCTGGCACTACGAGGGCGCAGACAGCGCGATGGGCAAGGCCTGGGCCGAGGCGGTCAAGCAGTTCGAGGCCTCCCATCCAGGGGTGAAGGTCACGTTCGAGGAGAAGGCGTTCGAGCAGATCCGCCAGTCCGCGGGCATGATCCTCAACTCCGACGAGGCTCCGGACGTGATGGAGTACAACAAGGGCAACGCCACCGCCGGGCTGCTGTCCAAGCAGGGCCTGCTGACCGACCTGTCGGCCGAGGCGGCCGAGCGCGGCTGGGACAAGCTGCTCAGCCCCTCGCTCCAGACCACCGCGAAGTATGACGAGCGCGGTGTGATGGGCGGCGACAAGTGGTTCGGCATCCCGAACTACGCCGAGTACGTGATGGTCTACTACAACAAGGACGCGTTCTCCAAGCAGGGCATCGAGGTGCCCACGACCTACGACGAGTTCACCGCGGCGCTGGACACGTTCGCCAGGGCCGGGATCACCCCGCTCGCCGTCGGCGGCGCCGAGTATCCGGCGCAGCAGATCCTCTACCAGCTCGCGCTGAGCAAGGCGCAGCGGCCGTGGGTCGACGCGCTCCAGCTCTACAAGGGCAAGGTCGACTTCTCCGGGCCGGAGTTCCGCTACGCGGCCGACACCTTCGCCGACTGGGTGAAGAAGGGCTACATCGGCAAGGACTCGGCCGGGATCAAGGCCGAGGACATGGGCGTGTCCTTCATCGGCGGCAAGTATCCGATCGTGGTGTCGGGGAGCTGGTGGTACGGCCGGTTCGTCAGCGACATCAAGGACTTCGAGTGGGGCTCGTTCCTCTGGCCGGGCAACGCGATGAGCGCCGGATCCAGCGGCAACCTCTGGGTCGTCCCCGAGAACGCCAAGAACAAGGACCTCGCCTACGACTTCATCGACATCACGATGAAGAAGGAGATCCAGAACCTGCTCGGCAACTCCGGCGGCATCCCGGTGGCGGCCGACGCGTCGGCCATCACCGACGCCAAGAGCAAGGAGCTGATCGAGAACTTCACCAAGCTCTCGGGCTCCGACGGGCTCGCCTTCTACCCGGACTGGCCGGCGCCGGGCTACTACGACGTGCTGGTCTCCGGCGTGCAGAACCTGATCAACGGCACCAAGACGTCCGCCCAGGTCCTGGACGAGATCGCCGGGCCGTACAACGAGAACCTCGCCGACATCGGCAACTGAGGCGACAGCGGCAACTGAGGCAACTGACGCAACTGACGCAACCCCATCGCGGCCCGCGCCTTCGGGTGCGGGCCGCGCGCACACAGAGAGGTCCTCCGTTGAAGAGGTCTCGCAGCGGCGGTTACCGGGTGTTCCTGCTGCCGAGCGCCGTGCTGTTCACGGCGGTCATCGTGGTGCCGTTCCTGATGAACGTCGGGATCGGGTTCACCCGCTGGCAGGGGATCGGGGACCCCCGATGGATCGGGCTGGACAACTACACGCGGCTGTTCGCCGACGAGCGGTTCTGGGCCTCCTTCCGCAACAACGCCGCGCTGGTCGTCGCGATGGCGATCGTCCCCACGGCCCTCGGGCTGGTCCTGTCGGCGACCCTGTTCGACTACGTGGGCAAGAAGTTCGGTCCCCGTACGGCCGGCGCGCTGCGGGCGGCGTACTACCTGCCGCAGGTGCTGCCGGTCGCGGTCGCCGGGATCGTCTGGGGATGGATCATGCATCCGCGGTTCGGCGCGCTCAACGAGCTGCTCGGGCTGCTGGGCATGGAACCGAGGAACTGGCTCGGCGACCCGGCCTGGGCGCTGCCGAGCGTGATGGTGATCATGGTGTGGTTCCAGGTCGGCTACCCGGTCGTGATCTTCATGGCCGGGCTGCAGCGGGTCGACCCGGCCCTGTACGAGGCAGCCGAGATGGACGGGGCGTCGTGGTGGCGGCGGTTCTGGCACATCACGATCCCGCAGATCCGGCCGGAGATC from Streptosporangium sp. NBC_01756 includes the following:
- a CDS encoding TIM-barrel domain-containing protein, whose protein sequence is MPYRPPLIAHEYFVADPPELPVRSRGEMGPSALTSAELVAAEAAGVTLKAVTSAEETLVVQVGVAGEGVIRVRLGQDVDARTRSAAAISMVTPGAFAGARVETGDGTVLLDAGSLRAEITLAPWHLRFTDAAGATLLEQDRGHTDISGRLRTLPFGRSSSGGAVIGYHESFAAPADEAFTGFGESFTPLDKRGQRPVMWNFDAFGAESQRAYKNVPFYLSSRGYGVLVDSGTPVEFDVCQSTHSCVQIVVPDDLIDYYVIAGPTPPEVLDRFDLLTCRPLLPPKWAFGTWISSGFFVDTQERVMARARKIRERGIPCDVLHLDTYWQTDGHWSDLRWDAVNFPDPGGMLAELDEMGFKVCLWMNPYISRLSPAFPSAAQDGYFLKKPDGEVYVADAWHGSYPACGIVDFTNPAAVTWFQGLLRPLLEQGVQVFKTDFAEGVPHDAVAFNGMTGTDLHNVYTLLFNDVVAEVTREVAGHGMVWARSSFLGGQRHSAQWSGDTYTSYPAMGSTLRGGLAHGLSGIPFWSHDAGGFTGRPTDDLYVRWTQFGALSPLLRLHGTTSREPWEFPEVEAQAVEALKLRYRLMPYLYTAAVQAARTGAPMMRALCVDHPDDPVAWQADLEYLLGRDLLVAPMTSPEGVRKVYLPAGDWVDHWSGEVLAGGRYVTVSTPLDRIPLFVRRGALIPVLAEPGGTVGDGPFGEITLVGYGVGESRTVVSDLDGDTTITAVPDGDGLRVTVSGNARITGVELVGAGVPVVITTI
- a CDS encoding ABC transporter substrate-binding protein; the encoded protein is MFKMRTGAAVAALLVALAACGSTEQAADKPAAQGPRVLKLWHYEGADSAMGKAWAEAVKQFEASHPGVKVTFEEKAFEQIRQSAGMILNSDEAPDVMEYNKGNATAGLLSKQGLLTDLSAEAAERGWDKLLSPSLQTTAKYDERGVMGGDKWFGIPNYAEYVMVYYNKDAFSKQGIEVPTTYDEFTAALDTFARAGITPLAVGGAEYPAQQILYQLALSKAQRPWVDALQLYKGKVDFSGPEFRYAADTFADWVKKGYIGKDSAGIKAEDMGVSFIGGKYPIVVSGSWWYGRFVSDIKDFEWGSFLWPGNAMSAGSSGNLWVVPENAKNKDLAYDFIDITMKKEIQNLLGNSGGIPVAADASAITDAKSKELIENFTKLSGSDGLAFYPDWPAPGYYDVLVSGVQNLINGTKTSAQVLDEIAGPYNENLADIGN
- a CDS encoding carbohydrate ABC transporter permease, which translates into the protein MKRSRSGGYRVFLLPSAVLFTAVIVVPFLMNVGIGFTRWQGIGDPRWIGLDNYTRLFADERFWASFRNNAALVVAMAIVPTALGLVLSATLFDYVGKKFGPRTAGALRAAYYLPQVLPVAVAGIVWGWIMHPRFGALNELLGLLGMEPRNWLGDPAWALPSVMVIMVWFQVGYPVVIFMAGLQRVDPALYEAAEMDGASWWRRFWHITIPQIRPEIYVVLLTCTIAALKVFGPIFVLTRGGPGGATLVPSYFSYQNFFEKANVGYGSAIATVLTLLIIMVTAFFLRIQDREK